A region of Curvibacter sp. AEP1-3 DNA encodes the following proteins:
- a CDS encoding ATP-dependent DNA helicase, with the protein MTSLLVERVAEVFAPRGLLGDAVPEYLPRKGQQDMAAAVAGNIRDCGVLVVEAGTGVGKTFAYLVPALLSGQKVLLSTATKALQDQLFTRDIPELLEILKIPVRVALLKGRSSYVCLHRLANARHSGILQSAAPLRLLGQVESWVTATRTGDVSEVPALEESQQLLPLITSTRENCTTSKCPRYQECHLYKARRDAMAADVVVINHHLFFADSNVRESGVAELLPTVNAVVFDEAHQLNDIGVQFLGRQWSTLQLLNLGRDVVFVGLQWARGMANWQLLVEQLEMAVVDMQLVCQESAANTPRLPWQALVPEGLSPGLWERRLGRLLQAHATLLQALQGVADAHQELAALAERASILKDHLDRAALPAEDGLIRWMDNGTRLRFVESPMDISDAMRSKVTGALEAGSRVSWTFTSATLGPGSDLAWFVNSAGLHGANVLKVESPFNYEHQAALYVPGAIPAPSHPNHGTRVAALAAEGAEILGGRTMVLTTTLRAMRLIGETIRKLLPPHLDMAVLVQGESSKRELLERFQQREGLGCVLVASASFWEGVDIPGRTLQLLLIDKIPFAPPDDPLLQARCKQVDEAGGSSFNEVQLPMAAVALRQGVGRLIRRESDRGVLVVCDVRLRSMGYGRKLLSALPVMRIVKDDTQFQAELKALTKSSTMDLN; encoded by the coding sequence ATGACTTCGCTGTTGGTGGAGCGAGTCGCAGAAGTATTTGCGCCCCGCGGCTTGTTGGGAGATGCGGTTCCGGAATATTTGCCCCGTAAAGGACAGCAAGATATGGCTGCTGCAGTCGCTGGCAATATTCGGGACTGTGGTGTCTTGGTCGTAGAGGCCGGTACTGGCGTTGGGAAGACCTTTGCGTATCTGGTGCCCGCTTTGCTGAGTGGACAAAAGGTGCTTCTCTCTACGGCCACCAAAGCGTTGCAAGACCAGCTTTTCACGCGCGACATTCCGGAGCTACTGGAAATACTGAAAATTCCGGTACGCGTAGCTTTGCTAAAGGGGCGCAGCAGTTATGTGTGCTTGCACCGATTGGCCAATGCACGCCATTCCGGAATCCTGCAAAGCGCTGCGCCCTTGCGTTTGTTGGGGCAGGTGGAGAGCTGGGTGACGGCGACCAGAACCGGAGATGTCTCAGAGGTGCCGGCACTGGAGGAGTCGCAGCAGCTGCTTCCGCTGATCACATCTACCCGTGAAAACTGCACCACATCAAAGTGTCCACGGTACCAGGAGTGCCATCTCTATAAGGCGCGGCGGGATGCCATGGCCGCGGATGTGGTGGTCATTAACCACCATTTGTTTTTTGCGGACTCTAACGTGCGTGAATCCGGAGTCGCTGAACTTCTCCCGACCGTGAATGCGGTGGTTTTTGACGAGGCGCACCAGCTCAATGACATCGGAGTCCAATTTCTCGGGCGGCAATGGTCGACCCTGCAATTGCTCAATCTGGGAAGGGATGTAGTGTTCGTGGGTTTGCAATGGGCACGGGGCATGGCCAATTGGCAGCTGCTGGTGGAGCAACTGGAAATGGCGGTTGTGGACATGCAATTAGTGTGTCAGGAGAGCGCTGCAAACACCCCTCGCTTGCCATGGCAAGCCCTTGTTCCGGAAGGACTGTCGCCTGGTTTGTGGGAGCGTCGCCTGGGACGCTTGTTGCAGGCCCATGCCACTCTATTGCAAGCGCTTCAAGGCGTGGCTGATGCGCACCAGGAGCTGGCCGCCTTGGCTGAACGGGCGTCGATACTTAAAGATCACTTGGATCGGGCAGCACTTCCGGCGGAAGATGGATTGATCCGTTGGATGGATAACGGCACTCGTTTGCGCTTCGTGGAGTCCCCTATGGACATATCAGACGCGATGCGGAGCAAAGTGACGGGCGCACTCGAGGCTGGTTCCCGGGTGTCGTGGACTTTTACCTCTGCAACCTTGGGCCCCGGCTCAGATTTGGCTTGGTTTGTGAACTCTGCAGGGCTCCATGGTGCAAATGTCTTGAAGGTTGAAAGTCCTTTCAATTACGAGCATCAGGCCGCGCTGTACGTTCCCGGCGCGATTCCTGCGCCGTCTCACCCCAATCATGGCACTCGCGTTGCTGCATTGGCAGCAGAAGGCGCAGAGATTCTTGGCGGACGCACCATGGTTTTAACTACCACTTTGCGTGCTATGCGCTTGATTGGTGAAACGATACGGAAGCTCCTTCCACCTCACCTGGATATGGCTGTGTTGGTGCAAGGTGAGAGCTCCAAGCGAGAACTGCTGGAGCGCTTCCAGCAGCGGGAAGGATTAGGGTGTGTGTTGGTGGCCTCTGCCTCATTTTGGGAGGGGGTAGACATTCCCGGCCGGACCTTGCAACTACTGCTGATTGACAAGATACCTTTTGCTCCGCCGGATGACCCGCTACTCCAAGCCAGATGTAAGCAAGTGGATGAGGCTGGGGGTAGCTCTTTCAATGAGGTTCAGCTACCCATGGCTGCCGTAGCCTTACGACAAGGGGTAGGGCGCCTGATCCGCAGGGAGTCAGACCGCGGTGTGCTGGTGGTGTGCGATGTACGACTGCGCTCCATGGGCTACGGGCGCAAGTTACTGTCAGCCTTGCCTGTCATGCGTATCGTCAAGGACGACACTCAGTTTCAGGCAGAACTCAAGGCGCTTACCAAATCTTCCACCATGGATCTGAATTAG
- a CDS encoding outer membrane protein assembly factor BamD, whose product MLRAKLSVVCATMLTTMATLLAGCSSAPVDKTAGMSPNRLYAEAKDEMGASQWDKAVPLLEKLEARAAGTPLAQQAQLDKAYAQFKAGEQAQSLATLERFIKLHPASPALDYAIYLRGIVNFNDDLGLLSSITRQDLAERDQKAAKESFESFKELTTRFPDSKYAPDAQQRMNYIVGSLAQYEVHVAKYYYKRGAYLAAANRAQQCITDYRDVPATEEALFILYKSYDALGMEQLRDDAKRVLEKNFPQSDFLLKGGKANSDPWWKIW is encoded by the coding sequence ATGCTGCGTGCGAAATTATCGGTCGTTTGTGCCACGATGCTGACGACCATGGCGACACTGCTGGCAGGTTGCTCCAGTGCACCGGTAGACAAAACGGCAGGAATGAGCCCCAACCGACTGTACGCCGAGGCCAAGGACGAGATGGGTGCATCCCAATGGGACAAGGCCGTACCGCTGCTTGAAAAGCTGGAGGCCAGAGCCGCTGGTACCCCACTCGCACAGCAAGCTCAGTTGGACAAAGCCTATGCACAGTTCAAGGCAGGTGAACAAGCCCAATCTTTGGCCACTTTGGAACGCTTCATCAAACTCCACCCTGCCAGCCCTGCATTGGATTACGCCATTTACTTGCGCGGCATCGTTAACTTCAATGACGACCTGGGCTTGCTGTCATCCATTACCCGTCAAGACCTCGCCGAACGGGATCAGAAGGCGGCCAAAGAATCTTTTGAATCATTCAAAGAGCTGACGACACGATTCCCTGATTCGAAATACGCACCAGATGCGCAACAGCGCATGAATTACATCGTGGGTTCCTTGGCGCAGTACGAAGTGCATGTCGCCAAGTACTACTACAAGCGTGGTGCGTATCTGGCTGCCGCCAACCGCGCACAGCAGTGCATTACTGATTACCGCGATGTTCCAGCCACTGAGGAGGCACTTTTTATCCTCTACAAATCCTACGACGCCTTGGGCATGGAACAGCTTCGTGACGATGCCAAACGTGTGCTTGAAAAGAACTTCCCCCAGTCCGACTTCCTGCTCAAAGGCGGGAAAGCTAATTCAGATCCATGGTGGAAGATTTGGTAA
- a CDS encoding RluA family pseudouridine synthase yields MVVSIVAQTTDNFARSILGTFLNQTVGIISAHSVQAEADEASDIASEAEFRSFTLDASLHGERLDRALAFSVQEFSRSYLQQLIESGFVQVNGKVVTKTSGKVKVGEELTVELKPTPQSQAFKPEPMALDVVHEDEHVLVINKPAGLVVHPAPGNWSGTLLNGLLAYSPHAALVPRAGIVHRLDKDTSGLMVVARSRTAMDALVNAIAAREVSRQYFAIAHKTWPWTRLKEVDAPIGRDPRNRLRMAVVDLAHQSGKEAKTDFSLISNSQVACWVRCILHTGRTHQIRVHMAHIGHPLVADAVYGGAVLGEMTRQALHACRLAFNHPVSGESLEFECGPPSDFMALCAELGLGYNQARKPGGL; encoded by the coding sequence ATGGTCGTCAGCATCGTGGCACAAACGACCGATAATTTCGCACGCAGCATCTTGGGGACTTTCTTGAATCAAACCGTTGGAATTATATCGGCGCACTCTGTGCAAGCAGAGGCGGATGAGGCGTCTGATATCGCCAGCGAAGCAGAGTTCCGCAGCTTCACATTAGACGCTTCTTTGCATGGTGAGCGTCTTGACCGGGCACTGGCATTCAGTGTTCAGGAGTTTTCGCGCAGCTATCTCCAGCAGCTTATTGAATCCGGGTTCGTACAAGTTAATGGCAAAGTCGTTACCAAGACTTCGGGCAAGGTAAAGGTGGGCGAGGAGCTTACTGTGGAGCTCAAGCCAACCCCGCAAAGCCAGGCCTTCAAGCCTGAGCCCATGGCTCTGGACGTGGTCCACGAGGACGAACACGTATTGGTTATCAACAAACCAGCAGGGTTGGTGGTTCATCCGGCGCCCGGAAATTGGAGCGGAACACTCCTGAACGGTCTGCTGGCCTACAGTCCGCATGCCGCGCTGGTCCCACGGGCGGGGATTGTCCATCGGCTTGACAAGGACACCAGTGGATTGATGGTGGTGGCCCGATCAAGGACTGCCATGGATGCTCTCGTAAATGCAATTGCAGCGAGGGAAGTAAGTCGCCAATATTTCGCGATTGCACACAAGACTTGGCCTTGGACGCGATTGAAAGAAGTCGATGCTCCTATCGGACGAGATCCGCGTAATCGACTGCGAATGGCAGTAGTCGATCTGGCACATCAATCCGGCAAAGAGGCGAAAACAGACTTCAGTTTGATTAGCAACAGTCAAGTAGCCTGTTGGGTCAGGTGCATTTTGCACACGGGGCGTACCCATCAGATCCGGGTCCATATGGCGCACATCGGCCATCCATTGGTGGCCGATGCGGTATACGGAGGAGCTGTATTGGGGGAAATGACTCGTCAAGCTCTGCACGCCTGCCGTTTGGCATTCAATCATCCCGTTTCGGGAGAGTCTTTGGAATTTGAATGTGGCCCGCCATCTGATTTCATGGCGCTTTGCGCTGAATTGGGCCTCGGGTACAATCAAGCTCGCAAACCGGGAGGTTTGTAG
- the scpB gene encoding SMC-Scp complex subunit ScpB codes for MNMVDAKRVLETALICAQQPLTVKALRELFADAIGADTVKNLLSELQTEWVGRGVELVSVSSGWRFQSRPEMREYLDRLHPEKPPKYTRATLETLAIIAYRQPVTRGDMEDIRGVTISSLLIKQLEDRGWVEVIGHREAPGRPALYATTKQFLDDLGLASLDQLPLLESPERGEDSMAGLEGLLGASGEVVDHGTVGASNPDEQQMAMPLQAALEEIDNGTQT; via the coding sequence ATGAATATGGTCGATGCCAAGCGTGTACTTGAAACCGCCTTGATATGTGCCCAACAGCCTTTGACTGTCAAGGCTTTGCGTGAATTGTTTGCCGATGCAATTGGCGCTGACACTGTGAAGAATTTGCTCAGTGAGTTACAAACAGAATGGGTGGGCCGGGGTGTCGAGTTAGTGAGCGTTTCGAGTGGATGGCGATTCCAGAGCCGTCCTGAAATGCGGGAATATCTGGACAGATTGCACCCCGAGAAGCCGCCCAAGTACACCCGTGCAACCTTGGAGACATTAGCCATTATTGCCTACAGGCAGCCGGTTACCCGAGGTGACATGGAGGACATCCGTGGCGTCACCATCAGCTCATTGTTGATCAAGCAATTGGAAGATAGGGGATGGGTGGAGGTGATCGGGCATCGTGAGGCACCTGGCAGGCCTGCGCTGTACGCAACCACGAAGCAGTTTTTGGATGATTTGGGCCTTGCGTCCCTGGATCAATTGCCACTTCTTGAATCGCCAGAGCGCGGGGAAGATTCCATGGCTGGACTAGAGGGGCTGTTGGGAGCTTCGGGCGAGGTGGTTGATCATGGAACAGTTGGAGCAAGCAATCCAGACGAGCAACAAATGGCGATGCCACTTCAGGCCGCGCTAGAAGAAATTGATAACGGAACACAAACATGA
- a CDS encoding pseudouridine synthase, whose amino-acid sequence MNDNELTPDAAVTPSGVLQQQMATEAALPQGTNRFDDVISGQFDADEEAEDVVLPKRVLLPQAETPKLHKVLAQSGMGSRLEMEQLILEGRISVNNEPAHIGQRIQFGDNIKVNGKPIRFRIEPPPARVIAYHKPVGEVVTHDDPQNRPTVFRRLPKLHQGKWQSVGRLDLNTEGLLLFTSSGELANNLMHPRFGLEREYAVRVLGALSKDEKQALLDGVQLDDGVAQFGSIEDGGGEGSNCWYRVTISEGRNREVRRMLESVGHAVSRLIRIRYGAMVLPRGLKRGAWMELDEADIRALMQAASAGKPRAREESNGAAGAPRPRGRGPRQGGRGPASPKGGSGQGGTARQANGKSPRQGGRQEGGAQPDPMKTSLGYIGADSFSRQRQESNGRGRPGGGGQRRNGGRSR is encoded by the coding sequence ATGAACGATAACGAATTGACGCCTGATGCCGCTGTGACACCGTCTGGCGTGCTCCAGCAGCAAATGGCTACCGAGGCTGCATTGCCGCAGGGCACTAATCGTTTCGATGATGTGATCTCCGGTCAATTTGACGCGGATGAAGAAGCAGAAGATGTCGTGTTGCCCAAGCGGGTTCTGTTGCCCCAAGCAGAAACGCCCAAGTTGCACAAAGTATTGGCGCAATCCGGTATGGGTTCGCGGCTTGAAATGGAGCAGTTGATTCTCGAGGGACGAATCTCTGTCAATAACGAGCCGGCGCACATTGGCCAACGCATTCAGTTTGGTGACAACATCAAAGTAAACGGGAAGCCTATCCGTTTCCGGATTGAGCCGCCACCTGCCCGAGTCATTGCGTATCACAAGCCAGTTGGCGAGGTAGTTACGCATGACGACCCGCAAAACCGTCCGACGGTGTTTCGCAGGTTGCCTAAACTGCACCAAGGAAAGTGGCAATCGGTCGGTCGCCTAGACTTGAATACAGAGGGGCTTCTCTTGTTTACCAGTTCGGGCGAATTGGCCAATAACCTGATGCACCCTCGCTTCGGATTGGAGCGTGAATATGCGGTGCGGGTATTGGGCGCTCTGAGCAAAGATGAAAAGCAGGCCCTATTGGATGGGGTTCAATTGGATGACGGAGTAGCCCAGTTCGGCTCCATAGAAGACGGTGGTGGCGAAGGCTCCAATTGCTGGTACCGGGTCACTATCTCCGAAGGTCGGAATCGCGAAGTCAGGCGCATGCTCGAATCTGTGGGGCATGCGGTCAGTCGGTTGATCCGTATCCGCTACGGGGCCATGGTATTGCCTCGTGGACTCAAGCGTGGAGCTTGGATGGAGCTGGATGAGGCCGATATCCGTGCCCTGATGCAGGCAGCGAGCGCGGGCAAGCCCAGAGCCCGCGAGGAATCGAATGGAGCTGCTGGTGCTCCCCGCCCCCGAGGCCGTGGCCCTCGCCAAGGCGGTCGGGGTCCGGCTTCCCCGAAAGGTGGGAGCGGTCAAGGAGGCACTGCTCGTCAGGCCAATGGAAAGTCTCCGAGGCAGGGAGGACGCCAGGAAGGTGGAGCGCAGCCTGATCCGATGAAAACTTCTCTGGGTTACATCGGTGCAGACAGTTTTTCCAGGCAGCGGCAAGAGTCCAATGGCCGTGGCCGGCCCGGCGGTGGCGGACAAAGACGCAATGGTGGTCGAAGCCGCTAA
- the ndk gene encoding nucleoside-diphosphate kinase: protein MAIERTLSIIKPDAVAKNVIGQIYARFEAAGLKVVAARMAHLSRGEAEAFYAVHKERPFFKDLVDFMISGPVMIQALEGEGAIGKNRDLMGATDPKKAAPGTIRADFADSIDANAVHGSDAPETAAVEVGFFFPGMNVYSR, encoded by the coding sequence ATGGCAATCGAACGCACTCTCTCCATCATCAAGCCCGACGCAGTGGCCAAGAACGTGATCGGTCAAATCTACGCCCGCTTCGAAGCAGCCGGCTTGAAGGTTGTTGCTGCACGCATGGCGCACCTCTCCCGCGGTGAGGCAGAAGCCTTCTATGCTGTGCACAAAGAGCGTCCTTTTTTCAAGGATTTGGTGGACTTCATGATCTCCGGCCCCGTCATGATCCAGGCATTGGAAGGTGAAGGCGCCATCGGCAAAAACCGTGACCTCATGGGTGCAACAGACCCTAAAAAGGCTGCTCCTGGCACCATTCGCGCCGATTTCGCTGACAGCATCGACGCCAATGCGGTTCACGGTTCTGACGCTCCTGAAACAGCAGCAGTGGAAGTGGGCTTTTTCTTCCCCGGCATGAACGTTTACTCGCGTTAA